One region of Natronolimnobius baerhuensis genomic DNA includes:
- a CDS encoding ABC transporter permease, translating to MSRWRYFFKRLLLSIPVLFLVLTFMFVLLRMGPVNPVAARLGPEATGAEAERMRERLGLNDPLWEQYLDFVTNFLTFDLGQSWVVYGDWEVTSIVMTAGPPTLWLGFWAILLPLFIGIPLGFYAGLRPNSWGDYTASVSGILWQAMPNFWLCILLLALLRQTQGGGWLGFDWYTFGPEIRSITGTPDLAFFSVSWIDAFGAVSVPLLTGIDWGALAVDIKLILPPAIVLGSASMAAELRIGRTAILETINSNYVETARAKGLKERAIVWKHVFRNALIPLVPVITNEAFLLIGGSVIVESIFNINGLGRIFFLAITQGDLPLAGALLFIFTLIIIFLNILQDFLYTIIDPRVGYER from the coding sequence CGTCCTTACCTTTATGTTCGTGCTGTTGCGGATGGGACCGGTCAATCCCGTTGCGGCCAGACTTGGCCCAGAAGCGACCGGTGCTGAAGCAGAACGAATGCGTGAGCGGCTTGGACTGAACGATCCGCTCTGGGAACAGTACCTGGATTTTGTAACGAACTTCTTGACATTCGATCTGGGCCAGTCCTGGGTCGTCTACGGAGATTGGGAAGTTACCTCGATTGTCATGACTGCCGGGCCGCCAACGCTCTGGCTCGGCTTCTGGGCAATCCTCCTCCCACTCTTTATTGGGATCCCGCTCGGCTTCTACGCCGGACTCCGTCCCAACAGCTGGGGCGACTACACAGCCTCCGTCAGTGGTATCCTCTGGCAGGCAATGCCGAACTTCTGGCTCTGTATCCTCCTGCTCGCCCTCTTGCGACAGACCCAGGGCGGCGGCTGGCTCGGATTCGACTGGTACACCTTCGGTCCAGAGATCCGCAGTATCACAGGAACGCCGGATCTGGCGTTCTTCTCGGTGAGTTGGATCGACGCCTTCGGTGCCGTCTCGGTTCCACTTCTCACTGGGATTGACTGGGGTGCGCTTGCAGTCGATATCAAGCTCATCCTGCCGCCGGCAATCGTTCTCGGTTCGGCGTCGATGGCCGCAGAGTTACGTATCGGCCGCACCGCAATCCTCGAGACGATCAACTCGAACTACGTTGAAACGGCTCGAGCGAAAGGCCTCAAAGAACGCGCAATCGTCTGGAAGCACGTCTTCCGGAACGCGTTGATCCCGCTGGTGCCGGTCATCACCAACGAAGCGTTCTTGCTGATCGGTGGCTCCGTGATTGTCGAGTCGATCTTCAACATCAACGGACTCGGCCGGATCTTCTTCCTGGCCATCACGCAGGGTGACCTGCCGCTTGCAGGCGCACTCCTGTTTATCTTCACACTGATCATCATCTTCCTGAACATCCTTCAGGACTTCCTCTACACGATCATCGATCCACGAGTGGGGTACGAACGATGA
- a CDS encoding ABC transporter ATP-binding protein, translating to MSQETIESAAESSMGAHDEAMVKVRDLKTYYDNSGLFNSTPVKAVDGVSFDIRPGETLGLVGESGCGKTTLGRTLLQLEEATDGDIRFDGTDITTLGSDELQTWRRNAQMVFQDPQSSLNDRMTIGEIIREPLDVHDWKTPRERNQRVKELLSTVGLQREHYYRYPHQFSGGQRQRISIARTLALEPDFVVLDEPVSALDVSVQAEIINLLEDLQEEFGLTYLFIAHDLSVVRHICDRVAVMYLGNIMEIGPTEELFSNPSNPYTHSLLSAIPEPDPTVDRDRITLQGTPPNPRYPPAGCPFSTRCPARIRPPNHQDLDDELWMRLNALKSTLAERKRAERSIRERVRAAVGKDTRFGTIDETYDELFSDVKVPSSIESVLDRIATHAENHEESEAIDLFHEEFGSVCEREEPSYYTVGDDADEHRSYCHRHDDDYREPGPVLDDRHR from the coding sequence ATGAGCCAGGAAACGATTGAGTCAGCAGCCGAATCATCGATGGGCGCACACGACGAGGCGATGGTCAAAGTCCGCGACCTGAAAACCTACTACGACAACAGCGGCCTGTTCAACTCGACGCCAGTCAAAGCCGTCGACGGCGTCTCCTTCGACATCCGCCCCGGCGAAACGCTCGGGCTCGTCGGCGAATCCGGCTGCGGGAAGACGACGCTCGGACGAACACTGCTCCAACTCGAGGAAGCCACGGACGGCGACATTCGCTTCGACGGCACCGACATCACGACACTCGGTAGCGACGAACTCCAGACGTGGCGACGAAACGCCCAGATGGTGTTTCAGGACCCGCAGTCGAGTCTCAACGACCGGATGACGATTGGCGAAATCATCCGCGAACCGCTCGATGTCCACGACTGGAAGACTCCACGCGAGCGAAACCAGCGCGTTAAAGAACTCCTCTCGACGGTTGGTCTCCAGCGCGAACACTACTACCGATACCCTCACCAGTTCTCCGGCGGCCAGCGCCAGCGCATCAGCATCGCCCGGACGCTCGCACTCGAGCCTGACTTCGTCGTCCTCGACGAGCCAGTCTCCGCACTCGACGTCTCCGTCCAGGCCGAGATCATCAACCTGCTCGAGGACCTTCAGGAGGAGTTCGGACTCACGTACCTGTTTATCGCACACGACCTCTCGGTCGTCAGGCACATCTGTGATCGGGTTGCCGTGATGTACCTCGGAAACATCATGGAGATCGGACCCACCGAGGAACTGTTCTCGAACCCGTCGAATCCGTACACACACTCGCTGCTGTCGGCGATTCCCGAACCGGATCCGACAGTTGATCGAGATCGGATCACACTTCAGGGCACACCGCCGAATCCGCGGTATCCTCCGGCTGGCTGTCCGTTCAGCACGCGCTGTCCGGCCCGTATTCGGCCGCCGAACCATCAGGACCTCGACGACGAACTCTGGATGCGTCTCAACGCACTCAAGAGCACGCTCGCCGAGCGCAAGCGTGCCGAGCGCTCGATTCGTGAGCGCGTGCGTGCCGCAGTTGGGAAAGACACCCGCTTTGGCACAATCGACGAAACCTACGACGAACTGTTCAGCGACGTCAAGGTTCCCTCGAGCATCGAATCCGTCCTGGACCGGATTGCGACACATGCCGAAAACCACGAGGAAAGCGAGGCAATCGACCTGTTCCACGAGGAGTTCGGCAGCGTCTGTGAGCGCGAGGAGCCGTCGTACTACACCGTCGGCGATGACGCAGACGAGCACCGCAGCTACTGTCATCGACACGACGATGACTACCGCGAGCCGGGGCCGGTCCTCGACGACCGACACCGCTAA
- a CDS encoding GtrA family protein: MIEALQMRLRALRSRSRFTQFAGVGFAGATVDIVVLFALVELTVLGPVVAKMISWELSIIVIFAINERWTFSSYGEMGVRPLGRRFLRSNAVRFAGFLVTLSVLAVLYHQFGVWYMAANVIGIGVGFFVNYTCESLYTWKVHQG; the protein is encoded by the coding sequence ATGATCGAGGCCTTACAGATGCGCCTTCGGGCACTGCGTTCGCGGAGTCGTTTCACCCAGTTTGCAGGCGTTGGGTTCGCTGGCGCAACCGTTGATATCGTCGTGTTGTTCGCACTGGTCGAACTCACAGTGCTTGGGCCAGTGGTCGCGAAAATGATCTCGTGGGAACTGTCGATCATCGTTATTTTTGCCATCAACGAGCGCTGGACGTTCTCGAGTTACGGCGAGATGGGTGTTCGCCCGCTCGGACGGCGATTCCTGCGCTCAAATGCAGTTCGATTCGCTGGCTTTCTTGTCACGCTCTCCGTGCTGGCGGTCCTCTATCACCAGTTCGGCGTCTGGTACATGGCGGCAAACGTCATCGGGATTGGCGTTGGCTTTTTTGTCAACTACACCTGTGAGTCCCTCTACACGTGGAAGGTCCACCAGGGGTAG
- a CDS encoding 50S ribosomal protein L44e, with translation MQMPRRFNTYCPHCNEHHEHEVEKTRNGRSSGMKWDARRTKRNSSSIGNSGRFSKVPAGEKPTKKTDLTYRCGECGKAHLRQGWRAGRLEFQE, from the coding sequence ATGCAGATGCCACGCCGATTCAATACGTACTGCCCGCATTGTAACGAACACCACGAACACGAAGTCGAGAAAACTCGAAACGGCCGTTCCAGCGGCATGAAATGGGACGCGCGCCGAACCAAGCGCAACTCCTCGAGCATTGGTAACTCCGGGCGCTTCTCGAAAGTGCCAGCCGGCGAGAAGCCAACCAAGAAAACCGACCTTACGTACCGCTGTGGCGAGTGTGGCAAAGCCCACCTCCGCCAAGGATGGCGTGCCGGCCGACTTGAGTTCCAGGAGTGA
- a CDS encoding HAH_0734 family protein, whose amino-acid sequence MKRLIIHGDPGIRKGAIIEHDGDELVCFGINRNGEWHGPETVQLWCTVGTDAEYEDFAKRNFIPHFLDVDRADAEDVTVIEPRGELAL is encoded by the coding sequence ATGAAGCGGCTCATCATCCACGGCGACCCCGGCATCCGAAAGGGAGCCATTATCGAACACGACGGGGACGAACTGGTCTGCTTCGGGATCAATCGCAACGGTGAGTGGCACGGCCCCGAAACGGTCCAGTTGTGGTGTACCGTCGGCACAGACGCCGAATACGAAGACTTCGCGAAGCGAAACTTCATTCCGCACTTCCTCGATGTCGACCGCGCCGACGCCGAGGATGTCACCGTTATCGAGCCACGCGGCGAACTCGCGCTGTAA
- a CDS encoding DUF7839 domain-containing protein, which produces MVDVLDNKRAATRFRILVQIAERQPAVSQGEIAEEVGVTSQAVSEYIRELVDDGLVEKEGRSRYRVTREGVDWLFRAADDVRRFADHVTGDVLGAMSEDAALATDDIAEGDTVSLFLDDGLLHAEPGDAGPATGIATTDATAGTDVGVTSFEGVMELEPGSVTVVQVPSVRTGGSRALDEETVTDACDAADRVVATGIEAIVACRHADVEPAVTFAVGEVAADAAEHGLEITVVATTDAVGRVTDALRDADVSYEVLEG; this is translated from the coding sequence ATGGTCGACGTCCTCGATAACAAGCGGGCCGCGACGCGATTCCGGATTCTCGTCCAGATCGCCGAGCGCCAGCCCGCGGTCAGCCAGGGTGAAATCGCCGAGGAAGTCGGCGTCACGAGTCAAGCTGTCAGCGAATACATCCGCGAACTGGTCGACGACGGCCTCGTCGAGAAGGAGGGGCGCTCGCGCTATCGCGTCACTCGAGAGGGCGTCGACTGGCTCTTTCGGGCCGCCGACGACGTCCGCCGGTTCGCAGACCACGTCACGGGTGATGTTCTCGGCGCGATGAGCGAGGACGCTGCACTCGCGACTGACGATATCGCGGAAGGCGATACCGTCTCGCTCTTTTTAGATGATGGCCTGCTCCATGCCGAACCGGGCGATGCGGGACCAGCAACTGGCATCGCGACCACCGACGCAACCGCCGGCACCGACGTCGGCGTGACGAGCTTCGAGGGCGTCATGGAACTCGAGCCCGGTTCAGTGACTGTCGTCCAAGTTCCGAGCGTCCGAACCGGCGGAAGCCGAGCGCTCGACGAGGAGACCGTCACCGACGCCTGTGACGCTGCCGACCGCGTCGTCGCGACAGGCATCGAAGCCATTGTCGCCTGCCGGCACGCCGACGTCGAGCCGGCAGTGACATTCGCCGTCGGCGAAGTCGCCGCCGACGCTGCCGAACACGGACTCGAGATCACTGTCGTCGCGACCACCGACGCCGTTGGCCGTGTGACGGACGCGCTGCGAGACGCTGACGTTTCGTACGAAGTGCTCGAGGGCTAA
- a CDS encoding DUF7555 family protein codes for MSDSRLWIRRRVRIWADALTYACTLTILAGVASGVLAIATGGGSVRAKELLFVTGWILLAYATIKLWPTSPEDLEEDRTGDSLADSQPTTRFQRLVRALPPNRWVRLPRPERRMTTAGKVLLASVLILLVSFLLETVFGVT; via the coding sequence ATGTCTGACTCCCGCCTGTGGATTCGACGCCGCGTCCGCATCTGGGCTGACGCCCTGACGTACGCGTGTACCCTGACCATCCTTGCGGGAGTCGCAAGCGGCGTGCTCGCAATTGCGACCGGTGGCGGGAGCGTCCGCGCGAAGGAATTACTCTTTGTCACCGGCTGGATACTCCTCGCGTACGCAACGATCAAACTCTGGCCAACCTCGCCGGAGGACCTCGAGGAAGACCGAACCGGTGACTCGCTTGCAGACTCCCAGCCGACGACCCGATTTCAGCGACTCGTGCGCGCACTGCCACCCAACCGTTGGGTTCGACTCCCCCGACCCGAGCGACGCATGACGACGGCTGGGAAGGTGCTCCTCGCGAGCGTCCTCATCCTGCTGGTCTCGTTTCTCCTCGAGACCGTCTTCGGCGTCACCTGA
- a CDS encoding 30S ribosomal protein S27e — protein sequence MAGNFYSVRCGDCENEQTVFGKASTEVACAVCGTTLARPTGGKAEIEHEIIETVESR from the coding sequence ATGGCAGGAAATTTCTATTCAGTCCGCTGTGGCGATTGTGAGAACGAACAGACCGTCTTCGGCAAAGCCTCCACGGAGGTCGCCTGTGCCGTCTGTGGCACCACGCTTGCGCGACCAACCGGCGGCAAAGCCGAGATCGAACACGAGATCATCGAAACTGTCGAGTCACGATGA
- a CDS encoding ABC transporter ATP-binding protein has translation MSMESQIENTTSDTQPILEVQNLQTAFFTDKETIRAVDGVSFDIEPGETVGIVGESGSGKSVTARSIMGLVDSPGRILEGSSARFTHLETVQEYASSFPGKTVDLNRLEEEYDPSAFNQPGVSVTPGDLGYERAADVPLADVVAAGYGSELGLDVSDDDCVFVTGGDPGSPESITDGFVELSRLSGEPQRQMRGGRIAMVFQDPLTSLNPVYTVGNQIKEALRLHQGLRGEEATREAAQLLEDVGIPDARRRVNEYPHQFSGGMRQRAVIAMALACEPELLICDEPTTALDVTIQAQILDLLAELQEERDLAMMFITHDMGVIAEISHRVNVMYAGEVIESANVETLFAEPKHPYTRGLLQSIPGRQEGDRLQTIEGNVPTPNEPATYCRFAPRCPKAFNECTAMHPESVPVTEGEDDHTAACLLYPEDRSSDEALAIHQQRTAAQATETDPTGESE, from the coding sequence ATGTCTATGGAATCTCAAATCGAGAACACAACCAGCGATACACAGCCGATCCTCGAGGTACAGAACCTCCAGACAGCCTTCTTTACGGACAAGGAGACGATTCGCGCCGTCGACGGCGTCTCCTTCGACATCGAACCCGGCGAAACGGTCGGCATCGTCGGCGAGAGTGGCTCCGGAAAGAGTGTGACCGCCCGCTCGATTATGGGACTCGTCGACTCCCCCGGCCGCATCCTCGAGGGCAGTAGCGCCCGATTCACCCACCTCGAGACGGTCCAAGAGTACGCCTCCTCGTTCCCCGGGAAAACGGTCGATCTCAACCGACTCGAAGAGGAGTACGATCCGTCCGCGTTCAACCAGCCCGGCGTCTCCGTGACGCCAGGCGATCTCGGCTACGAACGAGCAGCCGACGTCCCGCTTGCGGACGTGGTTGCCGCTGGATACGGGTCCGAACTCGGTCTCGATGTCAGCGACGACGACTGTGTCTTCGTGACGGGTGGCGATCCCGGCTCGCCGGAGTCGATTACAGACGGCTTCGTCGAACTCTCGCGACTCAGTGGCGAGCCACAGCGACAGATGCGTGGCGGCCGAATCGCGATGGTCTTTCAGGATCCGCTGACGAGTCTGAACCCCGTCTATACGGTCGGGAATCAGATCAAAGAAGCGCTGCGACTCCATCAGGGACTGCGCGGCGAGGAAGCGACTCGAGAGGCAGCCCAGTTGCTCGAGGATGTTGGGATTCCGGATGCGCGGCGACGGGTCAACGAGTATCCCCACCAGTTCTCCGGTGGGATGCGCCAGCGAGCGGTAATTGCAATGGCGCTTGCGTGTGAGCCGGAGCTGTTGATCTGTGACGAGCCGACGACGGCACTCGACGTGACGATTCAGGCCCAGATTCTCGACTTGCTCGCCGAACTGCAAGAGGAACGCGACCTCGCGATGATGTTCATCACCCACGACATGGGCGTCATTGCCGAAATCAGCCATCGCGTGAACGTGATGTACGCGGGCGAAGTGATCGAATCGGCCAACGTCGAGACGCTGTTCGCCGAGCCAAAACACCCCTACACGCGCGGGCTGCTCCAATCAATTCCGGGACGACAGGAGGGCGACCGACTGCAGACAATCGAAGGGAACGTGCCAACGCCGAACGAGCCGGCAACGTACTGTCGGTTCGCGCCGCGCTGTCCGAAAGCCTTCAACGAGTGTACCGCGATGCATCCCGAATCAGTGCCCGTCACTGAGGGCGAAGACGACCACACTGCAGCCTGTCTGCTCTACCCCGAAGACCGCTCGAGCGACGAGGCGCTTGCGATCCATCAACAACGAACGGCAGCACAAGCTACTGAAACTGATCCAACAGGTGAGAGCGAATGA
- a CDS encoding DUF7529 family protein, which produces MTDETDTSADAQRRGPNVASNAWKRTLEDLETIAEERRDDGWDVLTVKAAQTDTLGRDTGSTDSFGLFHVLPNNHAEPFSETYDSDAYTEYLAYGSIIGGHKYLITELIDPDNERSILIAGRYTLARAQGMITAARDEDVLYTHVKTIDGTILGTFEHEEYDPLLPDS; this is translated from the coding sequence ATGACCGACGAGACCGATACGTCTGCAGACGCCCAGCGTCGCGGCCCCAACGTCGCATCGAACGCCTGGAAACGAACGCTCGAGGACCTCGAGACGATTGCCGAGGAACGGCGCGATGACGGTTGGGACGTACTCACGGTCAAAGCTGCCCAGACGGACACGCTGGGACGTGACACCGGCTCGACCGACTCGTTTGGCCTGTTCCACGTCCTTCCGAACAACCACGCCGAGCCGTTCTCCGAGACCTACGACAGCGATGCGTACACCGAGTATCTGGCATACGGATCGATCATCGGCGGCCACAAGTACCTCATCACCGAACTCATCGACCCCGACAACGAGCGCTCGATTCTCATCGCTGGGCGATATACCCTCGCTCGAGCCCAAGGCATGATTACAGCCGCGCGTGACGAAGACGTCCTCTATACCCACGTCAAAACAATCGACGGCACGATCCTCGGCACGTTCGAACACGAGGAATACGACCCGCTGCTTCCTGACTCCTGA
- a CDS encoding RNA-protein complex protein Nop10 — MKSDIRVCSAWRETHDSPVYTLSDSCPDCGAVAENTAPAPFNPSDPHGEYRRSLKRRNR, encoded by the coding sequence ATGAAATCCGACATTCGGGTGTGTTCGGCGTGGCGCGAGACCCACGACAGCCCGGTGTATACCCTTTCTGACTCCTGTCCGGACTGCGGTGCAGTGGCCGAAAACACTGCCCCTGCGCCGTTTAATCCATCCGACCCACACGGCGAGTACCGACGGTCTCTTAAGCGTCGCAATCGCTGA
- a CDS encoding ABC transporter permease, protein MSTNTSDETAESVPDETLLRERVRANPQPALRWAGVLAVLLLLELGRIAGWLTTVGTALEFVFDAVATLPAWIGGNVGDATISLVGYLVSDALTLVLLFGVSIVVLKLLPWSAVDRLTGRMSRETAVQVERVALTLVLAAVAAVLAFTPAGGLVRTAVVAPVDLVSTLPSLTSDQLVSNEGHRTPDGGWEGTFLGLSPAVAWGIRMLLVYGYALVMIAWLWRGYNVFREHYRQADWTPRDDTFRRLRTHYWGLFGLIVVILFIVTAMWAPAVSPTTAEQDIYSPYSYEIEYLDDEGEISTITHGSANLDSQSDGQNTIGPLSYDNYDRWAPLGTTASGQDLLTHIAYGAQTSLVIGLLAIGLGGAVAVIMSLLTAYYKGAVDVVTVIASDTIISIPAFLLVMMLSVIFDQGDHMLAEPLNGGVLLGLIFAFVYWPGMWRSIRGPSLQVAEEEWVDAAKSYGQTPVNTMRKHMAPYIAGYLMIYGSLLLGGIIIFTAALSFLGLGINAPTPEWGRLISDGEPYVSTASWHVATIPGLMIVLVVTAFNALGDGLRDAIDPEADTGDEGSAADDTGAAAAGGGG, encoded by the coding sequence ATGAGTACGAACACCTCCGACGAGACGGCCGAATCGGTACCCGACGAGACACTGCTTCGCGAGCGCGTCCGAGCCAACCCCCAGCCTGCACTTCGCTGGGCTGGCGTTCTCGCTGTCTTACTCTTGCTCGAGCTTGGACGAATCGCGGGCTGGTTGACCACGGTGGGAACCGCACTCGAGTTCGTCTTCGACGCGGTTGCAACGCTGCCGGCGTGGATCGGCGGTAACGTCGGCGATGCGACGATCTCACTCGTCGGCTATCTCGTCAGTGACGCACTGACGCTCGTATTGCTGTTTGGCGTTTCCATCGTCGTGTTGAAACTGCTTCCGTGGTCGGCCGTCGACCGACTGACTGGCCGGATGAGTCGCGAGACCGCAGTGCAGGTCGAACGCGTCGCACTGACGCTCGTTCTTGCGGCTGTCGCGGCCGTACTGGCGTTCACGCCAGCAGGCGGTCTCGTCCGGACTGCCGTCGTTGCACCCGTTGATCTGGTCTCGACGCTCCCGTCGCTGACCAGCGATCAACTCGTTTCGAACGAAGGCCATCGGACGCCTGACGGTGGCTGGGAAGGAACGTTCCTTGGTCTCTCACCGGCCGTTGCGTGGGGGATTCGAATGCTCCTCGTCTACGGCTACGCGCTCGTGATGATCGCGTGGCTCTGGCGTGGCTACAACGTCTTCCGTGAGCACTACCGCCAGGCCGATTGGACGCCGCGCGACGATACGTTCCGCCGACTCCGCACTCACTACTGGGGGCTGTTCGGGCTGATCGTCGTCATCCTGTTCATCGTGACGGCGATGTGGGCACCCGCAGTGAGTCCTACCACCGCCGAACAGGACATCTACTCGCCGTACTCCTACGAGATAGAGTACCTCGACGACGAGGGCGAGATCAGTACGATCACCCACGGCAGCGCGAATCTCGACAGTCAGTCCGACGGCCAGAACACGATTGGGCCGCTGAGTTACGACAACTATGACCGCTGGGCACCGCTTGGGACAACGGCGAGCGGGCAAGACTTACTGACGCACATTGCCTATGGCGCGCAAACGTCGCTCGTCATCGGCCTGCTCGCAATCGGCCTCGGCGGTGCCGTCGCTGTAATCATGTCGCTGCTGACTGCCTACTACAAGGGCGCTGTCGACGTCGTGACGGTGATCGCCAGCGATACGATCATCTCGATTCCGGCGTTCTTGCTCGTGATGATGCTCTCCGTGATCTTCGATCAGGGTGATCACATGCTCGCGGAGCCACTCAACGGTGGCGTGCTTCTCGGTCTCATCTTCGCGTTCGTCTACTGGCCAGGGATGTGGCGCTCGATCCGTGGTCCATCCCTCCAGGTCGCCGAAGAGGAGTGGGTCGACGCCGCAAAGAGCTACGGGCAAACACCGGTGAACACGATGCGAAAACACATGGCCCCCTACATCGCGGGCTATCTGATGATCTACGGCTCCCTGCTGCTCGGTGGCATCATCATCTTCACCGCCGCACTCTCGTTCCTCGGTCTCGGGATCAACGCACCGACGCCCGAGTGGGGCCGACTGATCAGTGACGGCGAACCGTACGTCTCGACTGCCTCGTGGCACGTCGCGACCATCCCCGGGCTGATGATCGTCCTCGTCGTCACGGCGTTTAACGCACTCGGCGATGGCCTCCGCGACGCCATCGACCCCGAGGCCGACACCGGCGACGAGGGAAGTGCCGCCGACGACACCGGTGCCGCAGCAGCCGGAGGTGGTGGATAA
- a CDS encoding translation initiation factor IF-2 subunit alpha produces the protein MKYSGWPDTGELVVGKIDEIEDFGVFVDLEEYKDKRGLIHISEVASGWIKNVRDHVREGQIVVCKVLDVDEGHEQIDLSLKDVNDHQRSEKIQQWKNEQKADNWMDLALEEDIDDEDYTAIANELINAQGSLYDGFKQAAIHGHEALESTNLTDEEIDSLVDTARENVSVPYVNVTGYVDLENPSPSGVDGIREALEAAEGNGEVPDEVDLEVSYVGAPEYRITVQAPNYKTAESQLEESAQRAVTAIEGHDGDGEYHRERRTDDE, from the coding sequence ATGAAATATAGCGGCTGGCCCGACACCGGCGAACTCGTCGTCGGCAAGATCGACGAAATCGAGGACTTCGGTGTCTTCGTCGATCTCGAGGAGTACAAGGACAAACGCGGACTCATCCACATCTCGGAAGTCGCCAGCGGCTGGATCAAAAACGTCCGCGATCACGTCCGCGAGGGCCAGATCGTCGTCTGCAAGGTCTTGGACGTCGACGAGGGGCACGAGCAGATCGACCTCTCGCTCAAAGACGTCAACGACCACCAGCGCTCGGAGAAGATCCAGCAGTGGAAAAACGAGCAAAAAGCAGACAACTGGATGGACCTCGCCCTCGAGGAGGACATCGACGACGAGGACTACACGGCAATCGCGAACGAACTGATCAACGCACAGGGCAGTCTCTACGACGGCTTCAAGCAAGCTGCAATTCACGGCCACGAAGCCCTCGAGAGCACGAACCTCACCGATGAGGAGATCGATTCGCTCGTCGATACCGCTCGCGAGAACGTTTCGGTGCCGTACGTCAACGTCACCGGCTACGTCGACCTCGAGAATCCATCACCAAGTGGCGTCGACGGCATCCGCGAGGCACTCGAGGCTGCCGAAGGCAACGGAGAGGTGCCCGACGAGGTCGACCTCGAAGTGAGCTACGTCGGTGCACCCGAGTACCGCATCACGGTGCAGGCACCGAACTACAAGACGGCCGAATCCCAACTCGAGGAAAGTGCTCAGCGCGCAGTTACCGCTATCGAAGGACACGATGGCGACGGTGAGTATCACCGCGAGCGCCGCACTGACGACGAGTAA